AGGTTTCTGCCGTCAACATCACGGTCCACCCGTCCAATCCGAATACCAAGAAGTTCCAGGGGGAGTTCGCCAGCGGTATCGCAGCCCAGATCGTCGGCAAGGACATCGACGAACTCAACGTTTCCAAGGTGGCCGGCTCTTCCCTGACGTCCGGCGGCTTCAACGAAGCCGTGGAACAGATCAAGTCCCAGGCCAAGTAGCAGCCATGCCGCACCCTGGCTGGAGCACCTTCAGCTTCGAAGGGATCGGTACGCAGTGGGAGATTTCGACGCCGGACAGTTTGGTACCCGCCGTCCGGCGCGAGGTGCTTGAAACAGTCGCGGCATACGACAAGACGTGGTCGCGGTTCAGGCCGGATTCCTTGGTGTCCGGCCTGTCCCGCGGTCCGGGCATCATCACGCTGCCGGAGCATGCAGTCGCCCTCCAGAAGCTATATTCGGTGCTGTATCGCCTCAGCGATGGTGCCATGACCCCACTCATCGGCAGCAGCTTGGAGCGTCTGGGTTACGACGCCGGCTACGCTCTTGTTCCGTCAGGAAATCCCCTCGCCCCGCCGCGGTGGGAAGACGTCCTCGATTGGACAGGCACGGATCTGGCCGCGAAAGAGCCGGTAGTTTTGGACGTCGGAGCAGCCGGGAAGGGCCAGCTGGTTGACCTGTTGGGCGAAATCCTGTTGGCAACGGATCACACTGACTTCCTGGTGGATGGCAGCGGCGACATGCTGCACGCGGGAAGCGACCCGGTCACCGTTGCGTTGGAGCATCCCTATAACCCCCGGCAGGCCATAGGAACGGTGGAGCTGAACAACTCCGCACTGTGTGCCTCTGCTTCAAACCGACGCACGTGGGGTGACGGTCTCCACCATGTCCTGGATGGAACGACGGGCGAGCCTATTCACACCACGGTGGCTACATGGGCCATGGCTGCGAGCGCCCTGGTTGCAGACGGACTTGCCACGGCATTGTTCATGCTTGAACCGGCTCGGCTGGAGGAGGAATTTGATTTCTCATGGCTTTCGGTGTCGTCGAGTGGTGTTGCCGCGTTTTCGACCGGTTTTGAGGGGAGACTGTTCACATGATTGCCGCTAAGTCGCGTCTGGACACTTGGTTGGGCCGCTTCACCATGTACCGCTTGATTCTCTGGGTGCTGGGCGTGCTGGTTGTCTACAGCATGGTCCTGAACATCCTGGGGTGGTTGACCTTCGGGCTCCCGGAGATGGCGGTACACCTTGTGCTTTGCTTGGGTGTGACCTATGCCTCCAGCCGGCTGCTCGCGCTGCTCTTTGGCGTGAAGCCGCACACGGAGTCGTCACTTATTACCGGGCTGCTGATCTACTTCCTGTTCTGGCCGGCCTTTGGCGTGATGGACATGGCGGGGGTTGCTTTGGCATGCGTGCTGGCCAGCGTGTCCAAGTATGCTCTGGCCTTCCGTGGGCGGCATATTTTCAACCCGGCCGCGGCCGGTGCGTTCATCACGGGCCTGACGGGGCTCAACATCGCCACGTGGTGGGCTGCCACGCCGGCCATGCTCTGGCTCTTGGTTCCCGGGGTGCTGCTTGTCCTGTACCGCACTCGGAAAATGCTGATGGCCGCCGTTTTCCTCGTGGCTGCCACCAGCATCATCACGGTAGAGCTCCTCAGCCGCAGCATGACATTGGGCCAGGCCTTGTGGCAGTCCTTGGCACAGCGCCCGTTGCTGTTCTTCGTGGGATTCATGCTCTCGGAGCCCCTCACCCTGCCTCCCCGTCGCTGGCAGCAGCTGGCGCTTGCCGCCGTCGTGGGTGTTGTCTTCGCCGTTCCCTACAACTTTGGTTTCATTGCCAACTCCCCGGAACTCGCGCTGTTGCTGGGCAATCTTTTGGCGTTCTTCCTGGGACAGCGCGGTGGCGTCCATCTGACGTTCAAGGGCTCGCGCCCCCTCACCCCCGCCAGTACTGAATTCAGGTTCGAGCCACAGCGGCCCGTGCGCTTTGCCGCCGGACAATTCATGGAGCTGAACCTGCCGCATGCCGGATCCGACGGCAAGGGGCGCCGACGGGTTTTCAGCATCACCAGCCCGCCCGGCGCGGCCGAGGTTACGTTCGGCGTGGGTACGGCCGAGCCCCTGTCGACGGCCAAGAAGGCACTGTTTGCGCTTCAGCCCGGGGACAGCGTTTCTGCAACGGCCGTGGGCGGAGACTTTGTTTTACCGCGCGACGCCGGGAAGCCGGTCCTGCTGATCGCCGCGGGTATCGGCATTACGCCTTTCCTGTCGCAGCTGGCGGCCGACGACGCCGCCCGCGACACCGTGGTTGTGTACCTCGCAAAGGGTCGCGATGAACTTGCGTGCGTGGAACAGCTGGAAGCCTCCGGCGCCAAAGTGTTGGCCCGGCTGGCGGACGGTTCCACTCCCCCGGAGTTCATGGTGGACGCCGGTACGTCCAGGATCGATGCCGCACGCCTCAAGGAGCTGGTTCCGGATATCGGGGATCGGGAAGTTTTCGTCTCGGGCTCCCCGGCGAGCGTGGACTCCCTGCGCGCTGCAGCACGTGGTGCAGGAGCGCGCCGGGTACATGTCGACTCATTCGCGGGCTACTGATCCGCGGGGTTCCGGACCGGGCTCGCCGGAGGGGCGCCGGGTTTTCATTTGCGGCTCCGTGGCTGCTAAGCTCTAGGACGTCCCACCGGCAACGGAGGGAACCCTGGATGCCCTCGTAGCTCAGGGGATAGAGCGTCTGCCTCCGGAGCAGAAGGCCGTAGGTTCGAATCCTATCGAGGGCACAACGAATACCCCGCCAGTCCTGCTGGCGGGGTATTTTTTTGCGTGCCGGTTACCGACTATCAGTTGGAGGCTTGCCGGGCCTGAACCGCAATATTGTCCGTCCCTGATCCTAGGCTGATTCCAGTTGGTCATACCGATAGCCAAAGGGGTTTCACCGTGATGTGTTCAATTGTCCCGCCGTATATGCTGCGCAGGATTGCTGCCCGGAATGAACCACGGCTTCGGGCGGTTGCCCGGGCCGCCAAGGAGTCCTTGCTGCACATCAAGGACCTGCAGGCCATCCGTACAGCCCCTATCCCCCCGGCACCGCCAAGCGCACGCCAAGCCAAACCGGGTCCGCCCAAGCGGACCATTTTCGACGCCGGCTCATCGGAAACCCTGCCCGGCCGCATTGTCCGCAAGGAGGGTGCCCCACCCGTCGGAGATGTCGCTGCGGACGAGGCCTACGACGGCCTCGGGAGCACGCACCGGCTGTACGGCGAGATTTTCGGCAGAGATTCCATTGACGATGCCGGGCTCTCCCTGGATGCAACGGTCCACTATGGGAAGCTCTACGACAACGCCTTTTGGGACGGCAGCCAGATGGTCTTCGGCGACGGTGACGGCCAGATTTTCCAGCGCTTCACCAAGTCCGTGAGCGTCATTGGCCATGAACTCGCCCACGGGGTTACGCAGTACACAGCCAATCTGGCGTATCGGAACCAAGCCGGAGCACTCAACGAGTCCATGTCGGACGTCTTCGGGGTCCTCGTCGAGCAGTATCTCAAGCAGGAGTCCGCAGGGGACGCCAGTTGGCTCATTGGGGAGGGCCTTTTCACCGAGCAGGTCCAAGGTGCCGCCCTGCGCTCCATGAAAGCACCAGGGACAGCTTATGACGACGACGTTTTGGGAAAGGACCCCCAGCCGGACTCCATGGATACGTACGTGCGGACGAGCGCTGACAATGGCGGAGTGCACATCAACTCCGGCATCCCCAACAAGGCTTTCTATGTTGTGGCCTCGGAACTCGGCGGCAAGGCTTGGGAGGCACCCGGCCAGATCTGGTACGGCACCTTGACCAGTGGATCCCTGCCGGCAACCTGTACTTTTGGAAAGTTTGCCAAGACCACTCTTGCGACCGCTGAGGAACTTTTCGGTTCCGGGTCAGCTGAGCATGACGCCGTCCTGAAGGCGTGGGAGACTGTGAAGGTCAAGGTTTAGTCAGGTGGCGGGACCGGACAGTTTCCTCCGGTCCCTGCCGGTTGGCTGACTACAGAACGTCGAACGAGAAGCAGCCGGCCATGAAGATCACCGTCCAACGCAGTGGGGGAATCGCCGCGATGACACGCGTCTGGAGCGTGGATGCTGTGTCTCCCGATGAGAAGGAACGATGGGTTCCGATCGTGGAGGCCTGCCCGTGGGACGAAGCCAAAAGTCAAGCCCGGACACCCAACGAACCTGACCGGTTCATGTACTCCATCCGCGCAGGGCAACGCCGCGCCACTCTCCCCGACCGCGCCGTAACCGGGCCTTGGCAGGAACTGGTGGAATGCGCCCAAGCCGAAGGTTCGGAGTCACGGGGACGGCTCGGCAGCCGACGCTAAGAGCAGCCGCCTTCGTCGGGCAGCAGCCGCTGGGTTTCAGATGGCTTCTGCCAACTGTCCCCGGAATGCCCGCCTGTAGCTCTGTGGACTCGTGTCCAGCACTTTTGTGAAGTGGTGGCGCAGCAGGACAGAATGCCCGAACCCTGCAACACGAGCGATCTCGTCGATGTTCAGCTCAGTGGTTTCCAACAGTTCCTGCGCACGCAGCACGCGTTGCGAGTTCAGCCAGGCAGCGGGCGTAGCTCCGGTTTCCGCGCGGAAGCGCCGGGCGAACGTCCTTGGCGACATGTGGAGCCGTGCAGCCAACTCGTTCACGCTGTGTTCTTCGTCGAGGTGTTCAACCATCCAGCGAAGCAGTTCCTCCATGGGTGCGGAACCGCAACGGGGCATGGGCCTGTCAATGAACTGGGCCTGGCCACCGTCGCGATGCGGCGGTACCACCATGTCGCGTGCGATTGCAGCAGCCACGTTCGCCCCCAATTCCTCACGGACAAGATGGAGGCATGCGTCGATTCCCGCGGCCGTACCGGCGCTGGTGATGATGGTTCCGTCCTGCACGTAGAGGACGTTCTCGTCCACGATCGCGGACGGGTACCGGCTGGCCAGATCCTGCGAATAGTGCCAGTGCGTGGTGCAACGCCGTCCGTCCAACAAACCGGCGCGGGCCAGGGCATAGGCCCCGGAGCAAATGGACATCACCCACGCACCCCTGGCATGTGCTGCCCGCAACGCATCCATGACGGACTCGGGGACGTCCTGGTCCCGGCCGAACGGCGCCATGATGACGAGGTCTGCATCTGCCGCTGCTTCGAGGCCGAGGTTCACATGAAGCGACAGACCGGACTTCATGCGGACGTCACCCGGTTCCGGTGTTACCACCCGGAAATCGAAGGCCGGTACCCCGGCACCACGGTCAGATCGGTCGATGCCGAAGACCTCGAAGGCCGTACCGAATTCGAAGACCGAGAAGTTGGGTACAACAATCACCGCCACTGATTTCAACATACCTCCAGTGTGGCAGAAAATTATCTAAATGGGGCATTTCTGCCACTGTTTCTTGGAGTCCCACAAGAGCAGGCTTGAGACATGGAAATCTTCGGAATCATCCTCTTCATCGTCCTCATCACCGCCGTCGCAGCTACCGTTTCAGCCCTGTTGAAGGATGGACGCGGGCACAACCCGCCCATCAATTCCAAGGAACCCTGGAGCGCCTTCGACGCTCCGAGCAGCCCGTACTGGAACCCCCGCATCTACTAGGGGCATGCCAGGCGACTGCAAGGTCCACCACGCCAATCCAACCGACGCCCGTACGTTCACGGAATTCTGCAGGATTCCCCTGAACGGCGGGCGTCCCTATGTCTGCCCGACGCCCACCCGGGACGCCCATGGGCTAGATTCACTTGCATGATTCAAACGTCTGCCCGGCTCCTCCAGCTGCTGTCACTGTTGCAGGTGCGACGCGAATGGACGGGCCCGGCACTCGCTGATCGGATGGGCGTGACCGAGCGGACCGTCCGACGCGACATCGACAAGCTACGGAACCTTGGCTACCCCATCCACGCCTCCCCCGGGATCGCGGGCGGTTACCAGCTTGGTGCCGGCGCGCAGCTTCCCCCGCTGCTGCTGGATGACAATGAGGCCTTGGCTGTCGCCCTCGGTTTGAGTTCGGTACCGCCGGCCCGGTGGCAGGCATCGGCGAGGCATCCGTCCGCGCCCTGGCAAAGCTGGAGCAGGTCCTGCCGTCCCGGCTGCGCCCGAAGTTCGCCATGCTGAAAGCGGCCGTCACTACCCTTCCCAGCAATGCGGCCACCGTAGATCCTGAACAACTGACCGTCGTCTCGGCCGCGATATCGGACCGGCGCCAAATCACCTTTGACTACGTCAAGTCCGACGGCGAGTCAGCACGGCGGCTGGTGGAGCCCTACCGATTGGTGGACACGGGGCGTCGCTGGTACTTGGTGGCGTGGGATGTTGATCGGGAGGACTGGCGGACGTTCCGGGCCGACCGCCTCGCTTCCCTGCCGTCAGAACGAAAAAGATACACGCCCAGGCCCCTGCCCGCGGAAGACCTGGCAGCGTACGTCCAACAGTCGATCACCCGTTCGCCTTACAGATTCGACGTCGTGGTGCGGCTTCACGCGCCGCTGGGCGAGGTGGCCGCCGTCGTCAATTCCCAGTACGCGACGCTGACAGCCGACGGGCCGGAAGCCACCATCCTGCGGTCCGGATGGGATAACCTGGCTGCCCCGGCCGCCTATCTGGCCGCGCTGGACATGGACTTCGAGATCCTCGAGCCTGTTGAATTCACGACCTACGCCATGGAACTCGCGCACCGGCTGAGTGCGGCAGCCGGGACTGTGACGGACACAGCGGACGCCGAACCCCAGCCACAGTAGACTGACAGCAGCCATGACACTTCATATTTCCTACCCCGCAGAGCTGCCCGTATCCGAGCGCCGCGAGGATCTGATGGCGGCCATCGCCGCAAACCAGGTGACCATCATTGCCGGTGAGACCGGTTCGGGTAAGACCACGCAGATCCCCAAGATGTGCCTCGAACTTGGCCTTGGAGACAAAGGCCTGATCGGGCATACCCAGCCACGCCGGTTGGCGGCCCGCACAGTAGCCGAACGCATCGCGTCTGAACTCGATGTAGAGATCGGACAGGAGGTGGGCTTCCAGGTCCGCTTCACCGGTGAGGTCAGCGCTTCCACCAAGATCAAGCTGATGACCGACGGCATCCTCCTCGCGGAGATCCAGCGGGACAAACTGCTCCGGAAATACAGCACCATCATCATCGACGAGGCCCACGAGCGCAGCCTCAACATCGACTTCATCCTGGGCTACCTCAAACGCATCCTCCCCCAGCGCCCGGACCTCAAGGTCATCATCACCTCGGCCACCATCGATCCCCAACGCTTCGCCAAGCACTTCGGCAGCGAGGAAGATCCAGCGCCGATCATCGAGGTCTCCGGACGAACTTACCCGGTAGAGATCCGGTACAGGCCGTTGTCCCAACCCGCCGGCGGGGAGGAAGATACCTCGGACGACGAACTTGAAGAGGACCGCGATCCCCTGGACGCCGTATGCGATGCCGTGGACGAGCTCGCCAAGGAAGCACCCGGCGACATCCTCGTCTTCTTTTCCGGTGAGCGTGAAATCAGGGATGCTGCCGAGGCCATCAACGGCCGCATCCAAACGAACCGGCGCCTTGCCGGGACGGAAGTCCTGCCCCTTTTTGCCCGATTGAGCCTGCAAGAGCAGCACAGGGTGTTCAACCCCGGCGGAAAACGACGCATCATCCTTGCCACCAACGTCGCCGAAACGTCGCTGACCGTGCCGGGTATCAAGTACGTGATCGATACCGGCACCGCCCGCATCTCGCGGTACTCGCACCGGACCAAAGTCCAGCGGCTGCCCATCGAGCGAGTTTCCCAGGCCTCGGCCAACCAGCGCTCGGGCCGCTGTGGGCGCGTGTCCGAGGGCATCGCCATCCGTTTGTACTCGGAAGAGGACTTCGAGTCGCGTCCGCAGTTCACGGATCCGGAGATCCTCCGGACCAATCTCGCTGCGGTCATCCTGCAGATGACCGCCATGGGCGTTGCGCGCGGCCCCAAGGATGTAGAGAACTTCCCCTTCGTGGAACCGCCGGACTCGCGTGCTATCAACGACGGCGTCACGCTCCTGCGCGAAC
This genomic interval from Paenarthrobacter aurescens TC1 contains the following:
- a CDS encoding putative thiamine biosynthesis lipoprotein, ApbE family, which produces MPHPGWSTFSFEGIGTQWEISTPDSLVPAVRREVLETVAAYDKTWSRFRPDSLVSGLSRGPGIITLPEHAVALQKLYSVLYRLSDGAMTPLIGSSLERLGYDAGYALVPSGNPLAPPRWEDVLDWTGTDLAAKEPVVLDVGAAGKGQLVDLLGEILLATDHTDFLVDGSGDMLHAGSDPVTVALEHPYNPRQAIGTVELNNSALCASASNRRTWGDGLHHVLDGTTGEPIHTTVATWAMAASALVADGLATALFMLEPARLEEEFDFSWLSVSSSGVAAFSTGFEGRLFT
- a CDS encoding putative oxidoreductase (identified by match to protein family HMM PF00175); protein product: MIAAKSRLDTWLGRFTMYRLILWVLGVLVVYSMVLNILGWLTFGLPEMAVHLVLCLGVTYASSRLLALLFGVKPHTESSLITGLLIYFLFWPAFGVMDMAGVALACVLASVSKYALAFRGRHIFNPAAAGAFITGLTGLNIATWWAATPAMLWLLVPGVLLVLYRTRKMLMAAVFLVAATSIITVELLSRSMTLGQALWQSLAQRPLLFFVGFMLSEPLTLPPRRWQQLALAAVVGVVFAVPYNFGFIANSPELALLLGNLLAFFLGQRGGVHLTFKGSRPLTPASTEFRFEPQRPVRFAAGQFMELNLPHAGSDGKGRRRVFSITSPPGAAEVTFGVGTAEPLSTAKKALFALQPGDSVSATAVGGDFVLPRDAGKPVLLIAAGIGITPFLSQLAADDAARDTVVVYLAKGRDELACVEQLEASGAKVLARLADGSTPPEFMVDAGTSRIDAARLKELVPDIGDREVFVSGSPASVDSLRAAARGAGARRVHVDSFAGY
- a CDS encoding putative thermolysin metallopeptidase (identified by match to protein family HMM PF01447; match to protein family HMM PF02868); this encodes MSVPDPRLIPVGHTDSQRGFTVMCSIVPPYMLRRIAARNEPRLRAVARAAKESLLHIKDLQAIRTAPIPPAPPSARQAKPGPPKRTIFDAGSSETLPGRIVRKEGAPPVGDVAADEAYDGLGSTHRLYGEIFGRDSIDDAGLSLDATVHYGKLYDNAFWDGSQMVFGDGDGQIFQRFTKSVSVIGHELAHGVTQYTANLAYRNQAGALNESMSDVFGVLVEQYLKQESAGDASWLIGEGLFTEQVQGAALRSMKAPGTAYDDDVLGKDPQPDSMDTYVRTSADNGGVHINSGIPNKAFYVVASELGGKAWEAPGQIWYGTLTSGSLPATCTFGKFAKTTLATAEELFGSGSAEHDAVLKAWETVKVKV
- a CDS encoding hypothetical protein (identified by Glimmer2; putative), which encodes MGDCEGQGLVRWRDRTVSSGPCRLADYRTSNEKQPAMKITVQRSGGIAAMTRVWSVDAVSPDEKERWVPIVEACPWDEAKSQARTPNEPDRFMYSIRAGQRRATLPDRAVTGPWQELVECAQAEGSESRGRLGSRR
- a CDS encoding transcriptional regulator, AraC family (identified by match to protein family HMM PF00165; match to protein family HMM PF01965), with amino-acid sequence MLKSVAVIVVPNFSVFEFGTAFEVFGIDRSDRGAGVPAFDFRVVTPEPGDVRMKSGLSLHVNLGLEAAADADLVIMAPFGRDQDVPESVMDALRAAHARGAWVMSICSGAYALARAGLLDGRRCTTHWHYSQDLASRYPSAIVDENVLYVQDGTIITSAGTAAGIDACLHLVREELGANVAAAIARDMVVPPHRDGGQAQFIDRPMPRCGSAPMEELLRWMVEHLDEEHSVNELAARLHMSPRTFARRFRAETGATPAAWLNSQRVLRAQELLETTELNIDEIARVAGFGHSVLLRHHFTKVLDTSPQSYRRAFRGQLAEAI